From Tursiops truncatus isolate mTurTru1 chromosome 13, mTurTru1.mat.Y, whole genome shotgun sequence:
tggttaagaatctgcctgccagtgcaggggacacaggtttgagccccggtccgggaagatcccacatgcctcggagcaactaagcccatgagccacaactactgagcctgcgctctagagctcgcgagccacaactactgagcccgcgtgctacaactactgagcccatgcacctagagcccgtgctccacaacaagagaagccaccacaatgagaagcctacgcaccgcaacgaagagtagcccccactcaactgcaactagagaaagcccatgcacagcaacgaagaccaatgcagccaaaaataaataaattaaaaaaaataaattaaaaaagtttagtttaaaaaataaataaaaataaacccatacatttatgGTCAGCTGAgttttgacaagggagccaataCAATTCAAAGAgtaaagaatagtcttttcaacagaagGTATCGGTACCAATGgatagtcacatgcaaaagaaataaagctagACCCCTATCTCACTTCACATACAAAAGTTAAttgaaaatggatcaaagaagactATACTTTCAGGGATCATatagaatggacctgaggacatggggagggagaagggtaagctgggatgaagtgagagagtggcatggacatatatacactaccaaatgtaaaatagatagctagtgggaagcagctgcatagcacagggagatcagctccgtgctttgtgtccacctagaggggtgggatagggagggtgggaggcagacacaagGGGGAGGGCATATgggtatacatgtatatgtatagctgattcattttgttatacagcaggaactaacacactattgtaaagcaattatactccaataaagatgttaaaaaaatggatcaaagacctaaaattTCTTGTTACATTAAATTTCTTGttacgtgaaaaaaaaaaaacctaaatgcaagagctaaaagtataaaatgcttaggaaaCTTAGCTGTAAATTGACACTTTGGTATAGGTAATGGtcttttagatatgacaccaaaagcaaaagcaaccaaagaaaaaatagacatatgacatttaactaaaattaaatatatctctgtgcttcaaaagacacaagcaagaaagttaaaaaaaaaaaaacagggacctactgtatagcacagggaactatactcaatgtcttgtaataacctataatgaaaaagaatctgaaaaagtgtactttcctgtacacgtgaaactaacaaaacattgtaaattaactacacttcaatttaaaaaaaaaaaagatcttcatgggaaataaacatttcattcatggcaaaaaaaaaaacctatggaatgggagaaaatttctGCAACTCATATATCTGCTATGGGtctagtattcagaatatatataaaaaacctacaacacaacaacaaaaagacaaatcaaataaaaaatgagcataggatttgaataaacatttcttttaaaaagttatacaaaaaaaaagttatacagtCAATacccacatgaaaagatgttgaacaCCACTAGCAttggagaaatacaaatgaaaaccacaatgagatacttcacacccactaggatggctacacaccaataacaagtgctggtgaggatgtgggggaAATCAGAagcttcatacactgctggtgggaacgttaAATGGTGCAGctggtgcagcctctgtggaaaaaaGAGTCTGGCGGTGCTTTAGAAAGTTAAATATAGCTATCAcgtgactcagcaattccatttctaggtatataaccaaaagaaatggaaacgtatgtccatacaaaaacttgtacatgaatgttcttGGCAGCACtgttcataacagccaaaaaaatGGAAGCCACTCTGATGTTCAtacactgatgaatggataaacaaaatggggtctattcacacaatagaatattactgagccataaaagggaatgaagtactgatacaggctacaatatagatgaaccttgaagattatgctgagtaaaagaagccagacacaataaGACAAATATTGTTTGATTGCAGTTGTATGAGGTGCTGGGAAAAGGTAAATTCAGACACTGAAAGCAGATTAGAGGTCACCAGGAATTGGGGGTTACAGGTACCAGGGGTTTAATGGTTAGTGTTTCTGCTTGGGGTAACAAAGAAGTTTTGGAagtagatagtggtgatggtggtgcaaCATTGGGTATGTAATTAATACCAgtgaattatatacttaaaagtggttaaaacatagtaaatgttatattttaccacaataaaaaaaaaagaaaaaggaaaaaggaatgaggtactgaTATAACATTGacgaacctttttttttttttttttttttgcggtacacgggcctctcaccgttgtggcctctcccactgcggagcacaggctccggacgcgcaggctcagaggccatggctcacgggcgggcccagccactccacggcatgtgggatcttcccagactggggcacgaacccgtgtcccctgcatcggcaggcgggctctcaaccactgcgtcaccagggaagcccagatgatccttttttaaaaaaaaaaatttatttggctgcaccagttcccagttgcagcatgcaaactcttagtcacggcatgtgggatgttccctgaccagcgatggaacccaggcccccctgtattgggagcgtggagtcttagccactggaccaccaggaagtccctgacatggatgaaccttgaaaacattatgctgagtgaaagaaacaagaCAGGAAAGACCCCTTGTTTTATGatcccatttatgtgaaatgtccagaataggcaaatccatagagacagaaagtagatcagtgggaGGAAAGGGCTGGATAGGAATTGCGGGGGAATGACTGCTGAAGAGTACAGGTACATCTTTTTTGGGTGgcaaaaatattctggaattagtaGTGACGACTGCAAAACTTTGTGTCTATATTAAccaccactgaattgtacacttttttatttttttaaacatttatttatttatttttaatttatttatttttggctgcattgggtcttcgttgctgcacgcgggctattctctagttgcggcaagcgggggctactcttcattgcagtgcgcgggcttctcattgcagtggcttctcttgttgcggagtgtgggttctaggcacacgggctcagtagttgtggttcacaaactctagagcacaggctcagtagttgtggcacatgggcttagttgctctgcggcatgtgggctcttcccggaccagggctcaaacctgtgtcccctgcactggcaggcggattcttaaccactgcgccaccagggaagtcccctgaattatacactttaaaagggtgaatattatctcaaaaaatttttaagtgaatgtCAAAGATAAGCAATGAAGTTTTTCTGACATGAAACGTTAgaaaatttctttattattactCATTAAGCACCAGCTTAATACTGCAGAAATTTCAAATCACCCATCAACAACTCAttcttccccaccccacagccccaAATTCTTGATAAAGAGATCTTCAAGTAAAGACacactctcttctctcctctgtatAAAACTTTATGAAATAAAGGCAAAGAACTGTGTACATCTTGCTGTAAATGCTGCCCACAGCTGTGAAGACAGTGTCTGCCCAAGGCTCCCTTTACTGTCCAGGTCCTGAAAGACTCTTGTTCATGAATTGTCTCTTCACAAAGCAAGTCCACCACTAACAAGAGGGGACAAAACAGAATGAACAGTGGTGGTCAAATCACAATGCAAGTTCAAGGTAAGGTCAGAATATGAATTTACTTAATAACAAAACTTAATATTGGTCTGGCAGCCCTTATATTATATAAACTCTTTGAAGATACATAAAaaattttcctccctccctccctttcttttggAGTGACTCACAGGTTActcaaaataacaacaacaaaataaatgtaatacattaAAGCTATCTCACGCAAAAAAGCTGTTATATGGGTTTACAATGCCCCAACATAAGAATATACAACCAAAATTTTTTATTACATGCAATTCATTATTCAGTATGATTCAGTGAACTCCTACTATGTATAAGGCACCAAAGTTAAGCAACACTGCAATGCAAAAACTAAAGACCTCAATGTGTTTAACAGTGGCTACAGGGTAAAAGGTGATTTATCaactaaatgagaaaagagtTTTACCTTGCTGGGTTTATCATTCTGAGGGTCAAAAACTTTCTCACAAAGTCTCAGTCCAGTCTCTTGCCTCAGCTGTTGTAAGTAGGCCCTCATCACTTCTAAAATCAAGAGCAGGtagaacaataaaaaaatgtatttgagaaaGCATCCCAAATGGGCTGGCTACTGATCTCGACATTGACCTTGGCAATACATTTCAATACCTTCGAACAGGATAAGAAATAGAAACGACAGTTCAAATGGTTTTATAACTATACTCATTTTGGTCCAAAAGATTCTCCACATGTCATGCTTGTTGCCAAGGATCTTTTGTGAGAGTGAGTAGTAAGATAATGTACGGGCTAAAGATTCCACTCTCAATCTGTACACCAGTCAAGGCAAGAAAAGGAGGGGTGTTAAGAAGTCCAGTGGAGAAAATCTTGTGTCATATAGGAAGGTAGAGATGTTGTTCTTACCATCTTCCTGTTTGTTTGCAGGTTTGGCGTAAATTGCATTAAGTGGAAAACCAGGCTCTCCAGGAATGGGAAAATTAGTGATTCCCAGTGTATACATTTCTTTCTCGCCTTGGCTTTTAGaattgcacttaaaaaaaaaaaaaaattatatacacaaacataGGGAAAAAGGATAGTAATAtccaattttcagttttttatctAAGTAGCCATGTCTGGGGTTATGTTTTTGGTGCCCTTTTGCAATCTGGTGAAGCCTGTAGGCCCCTTCTCAGACtaatgttttaaatgaataagATAAAACAGAACTACAAAAGAAACCAATTATAGTGATATACAATAATTACCATATTAAAACATCAAATTTATCACACAGTCATAcatgtgcttctttattaatgCGCTAAATAACAAGACCCAGCAGTGGGCCTAACAACTAAATTTTGAAGCAATAATGAAtgtaaacaaaatttcaaaatatcttcaACTCTAAATGTAATATGAAAacgctggggacttccctggtggcgcagtggttaagaatctgcctgcccatgcaggggacacgggtttgatccctggtccaggaagatcccacatgctgtggagcaactaagcccgtgtgccacaactactgagcctgcgctccagtcAATATTTACTTGTCCTTAAAGTCTCAACAAGTCTAAATACCTATTAATTTGTGTTCCTGACAAATGATCATCCAAGTTTAATTACCTTTTGGAGTTTCTTTAGACACTCAGAAATGTAGAGAGTTATATATATCAAGGTCCTATCGGCTTCATTCtatgggaagaaaacaaaactcaaaaacaaTTCTGATCAAAACCTAATAATTATGtgcaataaatgaattcaatctttgtcttttgatttatCAACTGAAAACTGTGAAAGCAGTTACTACAGCATCAAAAATTCCCATtttcgggcttctctggtgacgcagtggttaagaatccacctgccaatgcaggggacacgggttcaagccctggtccgggaagatcccacatcctgcggagcagctaagcctgtgtgccacaactactgagcctgtgttctagagcccgtgagccacaactactgaagcccgcgtacctggagcccatgctccacaagagaagccaccgcagtgaggcccacgcactgcaatgaagagtagcccccgctcgccgcaactagagaaagcccgtgcacagcaatgaagacccaacacagccaaaaataataaataaaaataaaataaattaattaaaaatacataaatatttttttaaaaattcccattcTCTGCATGCAATCTTCTCAAGCCCCCTTTCTGTCTGCCCCTGGGGAGGGAGCCACCAGCTTCCACCCTGAGCTTGTGTGGCTGCCCCTGTTTTCACCCTGAGCTTGTGTGGCTGCCCCTGTTTTCCTCAGCTCCCTTCGCCCTTGGGTTCCTGAAGAGTTGTGCCAATAGCTCCTCATTCTGTGTACGAAGGAGAGTTAACAAAGCCTCCTGGAAAACCTGAGATGAACCATACAGCTGGCtaacctttaaaaactctttcacTTCAGGATCTCTGCCAAGAACAGAAACATTTATGACTCTAAATGAGGAAGCAATTATTTCACAAGTGACTTGTTCTTGAAGAGCTTCATTAGCCCAACTCTTGACCTAACCCAAAGGAAAAATGTGGAGAAGACAAATGGATGCTAAtcaaatgtggcacatacttcatgTCAAATTTTacagatttataattttaaagaaacaaactacaCTTTTCCCTATTTTTAAGATTATATGATATTCGAGAGAGAATGAAATGTGGCAGAACTTT
This genomic window contains:
- the ARPC3 gene encoding actin-related protein 2/3 complex subunit 3 translates to MPAYHSSLMDPDTKLIGNMALLPIRSQFKGPAPRETKDTDIVDEAIYYFKANVFFKNYEIKNEADRTLIYITLYISECLKKLQKCNSKSQGEKEMYTLGITNFPIPGEPGFPLNAIYAKPANKQEDEVMRAYLQQLRQETGLRLCEKVFDPQNDKPSKWWTCFVKRQFMNKSLSGPGQ